One Actinospica robiniae DSM 44927 genomic region harbors:
- a CDS encoding sigma-70 family RNA polymerase sigma factor, translating into MALHRAVAELSNELGRDATIRELAERVGVGADEVIEAFDASSAYSVSSLDREVGAEADGTTVGDLIGRDDPGYDRMIDHEVLKTLVRGLGEQDKRILLLRYFRGLTQLEIGNDLGASQMHVCRTIARILAELRDGFGTQ; encoded by the coding sequence TTGGCACTGCATCGGGCGGTCGCGGAGCTGAGCAACGAACTCGGCCGGGACGCGACCATCCGGGAGTTGGCCGAGCGGGTCGGCGTCGGCGCGGACGAGGTCATCGAGGCTTTCGACGCCTCCTCCGCCTACAGTGTCTCGTCGCTCGACCGCGAGGTCGGAGCCGAGGCGGACGGGACGACCGTCGGCGACCTCATCGGCCGGGACGATCCGGGCTACGACCGGATGATCGACCACGAGGTGCTCAAGACCCTGGTGCGCGGATTGGGCGAGCAGGACAAGAGAATCCTGCTGCTGCGCTACTTCCGCGGGCTGACCCAGCTGGAGATCGGCAACGACCTCGGAGCCTCGCAGATGCACGTCTGCCGGACCATCGCCCGGATCCTGGCCGAGCTGCGCGACGGCTTCGGGACGCAGTGA